The Terriglobales bacterium DNA segment CCGTTATCGTGCTAGGGTTGGTTTTAGCGCGCCCCGTCTCCCCCAATAACAATTTTTGGCAACTATCTTTGGAGAGCGGTTATGGGAGGGCGCACTGAAGTACATGAACATCAGGGCATGTGCGAATGGTGCACACGCCTTGTCTCCCCGCCCAACTGTAATCTCGACCCCGAACGCGAATAGATGGAACATCGAACATCGAACCTGCGTCTGGAGGAATTCAGTGGGCAAAGCGAGCATTTTCCTAATCCTACTTCTTCTTGCAATCGCTGAATCGGGCCTGGCGGGCACCATTAACGTCACAACTTACGGGGCGACGGGAAATGGGTCCACCGATGATACGGCAGCCATTAATCGCGCCGTGGCCGCCATACCTTCGACCGGCGCTACCCTTTACTTTCCTTGCGGGACATACATCGTGAGCTCCACGATTGGACCGATTTATACCAGCAATACCACCGTAACCGGGCCGGCGGTGAATCCCACCTGTGTAACGCTGAAAGCTACCGGCACTCGGAACTTTGAAGTACTAACGGTCACCGGCCAGGGCTTAACCGGCTCGACGTTATTGGCTGCGAATGCCGCATTGGGTTCCAACAAGTTTACGGTCGTGGCCGGTGGATTAGCTGCCCTCGGCATCCAAGCGGGCAGTTACGTTTTAGTTTCCGACCTGCCAACCGGACCGGGTACGCCACCGATCAGCCATCAGCAATTGGTGCGGGTGATCAGCACTGCTGGGGACGTTGCCACTTTCGATGGCACATTCGCGCAGGCCTTTACTTTAGCGGCGGGCAGCTATGTACAGAATATCTCGACACCCATCATTGGAGCACGGGTCCTATATCTGGCGATAGATGGGGGAACCAACGTCGGAACGTCAACTTCAGGGTTGACGCTCGCGATGGCGGCAAACTGCGAAGTCGCGCATGTCTCGGTAGCCAACGTGTTAGGCCCGGGCATCAATATAGATATGGGCTACGGCAACAACTTGCATGAATTGACGGTCACCTCAAGTGGCTCCAAGCTCGGCGATGCGATGCAGCTCTCTCGGCAAACGGTCGCGACGGTCCAAAACGTATTGATCAATAATTCTGTTGGACACGGCTTCGGTTTCAGCATCCGCAAGGTCCACATGAGCACTCTGTCCTACATCACGGCGAACCAACACGGATCAATTGGCCGCGCATTTAAGACCCAGCGCTCCAGTTACAATCTGCTCACGAACATAATCGCTACCGGCGCCGGTGGAGGGCACAACGGTATCAGCGTGACCGACCAATCGACTCACAACACATTCGTGAACTGCCAAGGACTTAGTAATACAGGAAACGGAATCTCGACGTTTGGTACCGGGAACTCCAACAACAGCTTTATCAGTTGTCAAGCCAAGTACAACACCGCGCAGCAGTTCTATCAAGTTCCGGGAACGGACGACAACACCACCGTCATAGGTGGGGTCTTTTGCTGCGGTCGTGTGGCCGCTCTCGACATTTTTGTAATCAAAGACAACAATTTCCACCTTGAAAATGCATCCATCTACGACGACCAACATCTGGCGATTGCGGGCTTGGTTGTATACGGCGCTCGACCGGCCATCTTCGGCAACACGTTTTCTGGACTACCTGCTACTACGGATATTTACATTCGGAGCGGCGATGGCATCTACGGTTCCAACAAGACACCCGACGGGATAGACAAGGGGAGCGACCCTACGAACATCTTCTTGCCTTGAGCTATCGAGGGGCCATCGCCGGTCCAATGTCGCTAGCTTGAAACAGGTGCGAGAGCCCCTTTTGCCTGCTGCAATGAGGGACCCTCCGCCAGTGCAACGCTTCAGCTTGGTTAATAACGACTGTACATGGCAACCCCAGTGGCGGCTTGCAGGATGGCTTCCATGCCGCGCTTGGAGAATGCCTTGGTGGCGCTGGTCGGAACAAATATGATGTCTTCAGCTTGTACCCTTACATCGGGTTTTTGTAGCGCAAGCATTCTCTTAAGTGGAAGGTCCCTTTGCTCGGGGCCTTGGGCGGTGCGTCGTATGAGCTTGGCCTTGTTCAAGGCCGCGGTTGGATTCGTGCCTTGGGCCAAGGCGATTGCCTGCAGAACGGTAAGATTGTCATTTTCTAGCACGATGCCGCTGGGCAAGCGAACATCGCCCACCACATAAACTACACCGGCCTTTTCTACGACAATAGTGTCCCCAGGAAGTACGTCCGGGCTCTCCTGCTTGGTATCCGCTTGGCCGGCAAGGGTGGCAACGATTTGCTTCTGTGGCCGGTTGGGATTCGAAATAGTGACTCTTCGAGCCGCCTTCGGCGTTGTGCCCCCGGCAAGAGAAATTGCCTGTAAGAGATTACGAGCTTTCAAGATCGAGTAAAAGCCCGGTTTTTGCACTTCCCCCAGAACGTAAACCCCCTCGGTGGAGTATTCACTGACTAGAACTGAGACTTGGGGATTCTTGTAGAAATTCCCATCCACCAGCTTCTGGGCGATCAAACTGGAGGCCTGAGCAGGTGAGAGACCGGCTACATGTAACGCGCCGATCAGGGGAAGCGAGATTTCGCCTGAATTGCTGACCCGGGTTTCCTGCTTAAAATCCTGGACCCCATAGATATTTACCACAACCAGATCTCCCGATCCGATGGGCAGTTCCGAAGTAGCGGACGGAGTTTCGGGGATCTTAGCGTCAGTCCTAGTGGCTTGAGCAGGCGCAGCTGAGGGGACTTGTGATTCAGACTTCACCTGGGCCCGGGCAAAAGGCAAAGAAGACAATAGCGCGAGTCCTAAGAGGTAAATTGCCGATTTATTAACCATACCCATAACAAACCTCAATTTCGAATACTAGCTGTTGGTCGCCCTGGCATCGCCATAGGCGTAGTAACCGTAATAAGTGAAGTCCGGTGAGTTCAGATCCACTCCGTTCACCACGATACCTGCCAGTTTGGCGTTGGCGCTGAGCAGAAGATCGCGCGCTCGGAGCAGCGCCGCCTTAGGCGTTTGGTCCGCCATCATGGTGAGCAGGACCGAATCGGCGTCGGCAGATAACACCAGGCAATCACTCGAAGAAAGCACAGGAGGAGTATCAATGACTATATGGGTGAAGAGCTGGCGCCATTCCGCAATCTTGCGGCGGATGACCATCGAGTCGAGCAATTGTGAAGGCTGAGCAGACAGGGGCCCTGCGGGCAACACAAACAGATTGGGAACGCGAGAAAACTGCACAATTGCGTCGCGATCACTAATCTGATTAGCTTCATTGAGCAGAGTGCTCAGACCATATTCCGAGGACAATCCGAGCACTTTGTGAATACGGGGGGCGCGCAAATCTGCGTCTATCAGCAATACGCGGCCGCCTTTTTGGGCGAGCACGACAGCTGAATTGATGCTTGTGGTTGTCTTTCCTTCGAAGGGGAGGGCGGACGTGACCATGATGACCTTCGGCGGCCCCTGGGGGGACATTAATAAGGATGTCCGCAGGGCGCGATAACTCTCCATCAGTTCGACGTTGGGCTGAGCGTGAGTGATCACAGCCGAGGCGTCCCGGCTCTCGCCCAGCCTGCGTTTCCCGTTACCATTCCCGGCATCCTTGCCGTTGGTGGCTGCCGGAATCTGCGGGACAATTCCGATCAATGGCAACTCGGCGATGGTCTCCACTTGGCGTGGGGAGCGAAGGCGGCTATCCAGCCGCTCCTGGACAAAAACCAGCGTGCCGCCGCCCACAAATCCCAATATAAGGCCAAGCGCCAAGTTGAGGGGAATGTTGGGTACCGAGGGAGAGAACGGCGCCCGCGCATAATCAACTATGCGAATGTTGCCAGACCTGAGCCCTGCCGAAACTCCTGCCTCTTTCAACTTCTGCGAGAGTCCGTCGTACAGCTGTTGAGTGGATTCAACCTCGTGCTTCAAAATCTGATATTGGATGGAACGCTCATTAAGCTGGTTAGCAGCCTGCTTCTGTTGGTTCAATGCCCCAAGCAGCATCTGCTCGCGATGGAGTGCCATCAAGTAATCGTTGTGATGACGCCCCGCGATCTTCTTAAACTCAGCTCCCAAGGCCGAGTCAATCTGATCAAGCTGACTCTTGAGCTCGATTACCTGCGGATGAGCTGGACCCATCTGAGCGGTGGCACGTGCATAACTGCTGGCGATCAGGGCCTGCTGGTCTTTGAGTTGTTTGATCACCGGATTGTCCGCAACTCCGGGTATTAGCTCAGGATCACCAGCAAGTGTCGCCTGGTACATTGCTTCTTTTTGTATCCGGTCTGACTCAGCGCTGGTCAGGTTGCGGTTCAGATCGTCAAGCTTTTGAGTAATGATGTTTTGCTTATCGTCCACTCCCAGGATGCCGTATTGCTTTTGAAAGCTGGCAAGTGCGGCCTGGGAAGTTTCAATCTTGGACTGCAAGCCTTCCAGTTGCTTCGACAACCAGCCGGAAACCAGCTGTGTGGACTCGTACCGGGTCTTGAAGTTTTGCTCGATATAGGTACGCACCAACTCGTTCACAAATTGTTCCGCAAGCTTCGGATCCGGACCAGTGAACTTGATCTCAATAATCGGTGTGTGGGGAACACGCGAAACCTCAAGCCGGTCCTCATAATCTGAAAGCAAGGTCATATCCTCCTTGCTAGGAGGAATGATGGGGGATGACACCAATTCGCCAGTCTCCCGCGGGGCAGGAGCGTTGCCGGGCCCGATTAGGTGTAGCTGTCGCAGGGTCTGAAGGACGATTGTGTCGCTGGTGAGGATTTTCACCTGGGCGTCCAACTGCATGTTGTACTCGACTTCATCAATCGGAGCGGAGCCTTCATCCTTGAACCCGAGCATGCTTTGGTTCTCTTTACCGACTGAAATGCGACTTTCGACCTTGTAACGAGGGGTCATGGTAAATGAAACAAGGGCAGCCAAACCGATCAGACCCAGGGTGCAGGCCATGATGGTGCGGCGACGCCGGTACAGCATCTGCCAATATTCGACAATCGTAGGTTCCGATTGCCGGCCAGAAAAGTCCTCTCGTTCCATCCTGGCGGAAATTTCTACATCCGACGGCGACGGCCGCAGCAACTCGTCGTTCTTACCTTCAATTAACTTGCTAAATGGTTGATACATATACTTTCCTTGGGTGCTTGTCCCTTATTGCATAACACGAATTGACTTCTCTAATTCTACTGCAGGTCGTTGATTTTTAAGAAGGATATCCGCAATCCGTTCGCTGGCCCGGCCATCCCATAGCGGCGGTACGGACCCTTGCTTTGCTCTGCCATCAACAATCTTTGAAAGTTCGGCGCGAAGCTTCGACATATCGTGACCTATAAGCACGTTTGTTCCTAATGTCACCGTAACCGGCCGCTCAGTGTTATTTCGGAGAGTCAGGCAGGGCACCTGCAAATAAGTGGTCTCCTCCTGTATGCCTCCCGAGTCCGTGATCACGACCGACGCATGCTGTTGCAAGGCCAGAAACTGAATATAGGGCAAAGGATCGAGGAGCCGCAGCTGGTCAACATTCAGCCCGAACTCACTTATGCGCTGTCGGGTGCGCGGGTGAACAGGGAAAACAATTGCGAACTCGTCGTTAACCGCCAGCAGCGACTGCAGTATCTGTTTGAGAACATGGGAATCGTCTACATTCGAAGGCCGGTGCAGGGTAACCAATGCATAACGGTCAGGATACCCATTCTTCCCATGCCGAGCTGCTGCCGGCAGGAGATGGATGAGGGAATCGATCATAACG contains these protein-coding regions:
- a CDS encoding glycosyl hydrolase family 28-related protein, with amino-acid sequence MGKASIFLILLLLAIAESGLAGTINVTTYGATGNGSTDDTAAINRAVAAIPSTGATLYFPCGTYIVSSTIGPIYTSNTTVTGPAVNPTCVTLKATGTRNFEVLTVTGQGLTGSTLLAANAALGSNKFTVVAGGLAALGIQAGSYVLVSDLPTGPGTPPISHQQLVRVISTAGDVATFDGTFAQAFTLAAGSYVQNISTPIIGARVLYLAIDGGTNVGTSTSGLTLAMAANCEVAHVSVANVLGPGINIDMGYGNNLHELTVTSSGSKLGDAMQLSRQTVATVQNVLINNSVGHGFGFSIRKVHMSTLSYITANQHGSIGRAFKTQRSSYNLLTNIIATGAGGGHNGISVTDQSTHNTFVNCQGLSNTGNGISTFGTGNSNNSFISCQAKYNTAQQFYQVPGTDDNTTVIGGVFCCGRVAALDIFVIKDNNFHLENASIYDDQHLAIAGLVVYGARPAIFGNTFSGLPATTDIYIRSGDGIYGSNKTPDGIDKGSDPTNIFLP
- a CDS encoding polysaccharide biosynthesis/export family protein; translated protein: MGMVNKSAIYLLGLALLSSLPFARAQVKSESQVPSAAPAQATRTDAKIPETPSATSELPIGSGDLVVVNIYGVQDFKQETRVSNSGEISLPLIGALHVAGLSPAQASSLIAQKLVDGNFYKNPQVSVLVSEYSTEGVYVLGEVQKPGFYSILKARNLLQAISLAGGTTPKAARRVTISNPNRPQKQIVATLAGQADTKQESPDVLPGDTIVVEKAGVVYVVGDVRLPSGIVLENDNLTVLQAIALAQGTNPTAALNKAKLIRRTAQGPEQRDLPLKRMLALQKPDVRVQAEDIIFVPTSATKAFSKRGMEAILQAATGVAMYSRY
- a CDS encoding polysaccharide biosynthesis tyrosine autokinase, yielding MYQPFSKLIEGKNDELLRPSPSDVEISARMEREDFSGRQSEPTIVEYWQMLYRRRRTIMACTLGLIGLAALVSFTMTPRYKVESRISVGKENQSMLGFKDEGSAPIDEVEYNMQLDAQVKILTSDTIVLQTLRQLHLIGPGNAPAPRETGELVSSPIIPPSKEDMTLLSDYEDRLEVSRVPHTPIIEIKFTGPDPKLAEQFVNELVRTYIEQNFKTRYESTQLVSGWLSKQLEGLQSKIETSQAALASFQKQYGILGVDDKQNIITQKLDDLNRNLTSAESDRIQKEAMYQATLAGDPELIPGVADNPVIKQLKDQQALIASSYARATAQMGPAHPQVIELKSQLDQIDSALGAEFKKIAGRHHNDYLMALHREQMLLGALNQQKQAANQLNERSIQYQILKHEVESTQQLYDGLSQKLKEAGVSAGLRSGNIRIVDYARAPFSPSVPNIPLNLALGLILGFVGGGTLVFVQERLDSRLRSPRQVETIAELPLIGIVPQIPAATNGKDAGNGNGKRRLGESRDASAVITHAQPNVELMESYRALRTSLLMSPQGPPKVIMVTSALPFEGKTTTSINSAVVLAQKGGRVLLIDADLRAPRIHKVLGLSSEYGLSTLLNEANQISDRDAIVQFSRVPNLFVLPAGPLSAQPSQLLDSMVIRRKIAEWRQLFTHIVIDTPPVLSSSDCLVLSADADSVLLTMMADQTPKAALLRARDLLLSANAKLAGIVVNGVDLNSPDFTYYGYYAYGDARATNS
- the wecB gene encoding UDP-N-acetylglucosamine 2-epimerase (non-hydrolyzing), whose translation is MHILHVVGARPNFMKAAPVLRALAARSGVKQTLVHTGQHYDANMSDVFFQQLNIPAPDVNLAVGSGSHARQTAEIMSRFEDVVLERKPDIVLVYGDVNSTVAATLVCSKLLIPLGHVEAGLRSFDRTMPEEINRLVTDQLADLLFTPSEDADTNLLHEGISPDKIYRVGNVMIDSLIHLLPAAARHGKNGYPDRYALVTLHRPSNVDDSHVLKQILQSLLAVNDEFAIVFPVHPRTRQRISEFGLNVDQLRLLDPLPYIQFLALQQHASVVITDSGGIQEETTYLQVPCLTLRNNTERPVTVTLGTNVLIGHDMSKLRAELSKIVDGRAKQGSVPPLWDGRASERIADILLKNQRPAVELEKSIRVMQ